A genomic region of Ammospiza nelsoni isolate bAmmNel1 chromosome 3, bAmmNel1.pri, whole genome shotgun sequence contains the following coding sequences:
- the LOC132070666 gene encoding acrosin-like, producing MNYFGLLVLLTMAGLAQSQYTCGWTCGLRPMVSDSGYNIHDHGMTRIVGGTGAKPGAWPWMVSIQHLSIPGTKHFCGGSLIRADWVLTAAHCFDLIFNSSLVYVVIGATQLTQPGPGAQVRQIKKLIRHENYQRRDMSNDIALLELSKPVDCSPYVQLACVADAILGLSVAEERNCWIAGWGATTAKDKTPSDHLQEAKVHLINIQRCNSTFWNSGKIHAHNLCAGYPQGRIDTCQGDSGGPLMCQDKHADYWWVVGVTSWGKGCGRARRPGVYTSTQHFYDWILAHMDAENI from the exons ATGAATTATTTTGGCCTCCTCGTCCTGCTGACCATGGCCGGGCTGGCGCAGAGCCAGTACACCTGCGG ATGGACTTGCGGCCTCCGACCCATGGTGTCTGACTCTGGGTACAATATTCATGACCACGGCATGACACGCATCGTGGGTGGCACAGGTGCCAAGCCAGGGGCCTGGCCGTGGATGGTCAGCATCCAGCATCTGAGCATACCAGGCACAAAGCATTTCTGTGGAGGGTCCCTCATCAGGGCAGATTGGGTCCTCACAGCTGCCCACTGCTTTGACCTCATTTT TAACAGCAGCTTGGTGTACGTGGTGATTGGGGCCACCCAGTTGACTCAGCCAGGCCCTGGGGCACAAGTCCGCCAAATTAAGAAGTTAATACGTCATGAAAACTATCAGAGACGTGACATGAGCAATGACATTGCCTTGCTGGAACTGAGCAAGCCTGTTGACTGCAGCCCCTACGTCCAGCTGGCCTGTGTGGCTGATGCTATCTTAGGTTTGTCAGTGGCAGAGGAGCGTAACTGCTGGATTGCTGGCTGGGGTGCCACCACTGCAAAAG ATAAAACTCCAAGTGATCACCTGCAGGAGGCCAAGGTACACCTCATCAATATCCAGCGGTGTAACAGCACCTTCTGGAACTCAGGGAAAATCCACGCCCACAACTTATGTGCTGGTTACCCACAGGGCCGCATTGACACCTGCCAG ggtgaCAGCGGTGGTCCTCTCATGTGCCAAGACAAACATGCTGACTACTGGTGGGTTGTTGGAGTGACCAGCTGGGGAAAAGGCTGTGGCAGAGCAAGGCGACCGGGAGTCTACACCTCCACTCAGCACTTCTATGACTGGATTCTGGCCCATATGGACGCAGAGAACATTTAA